TGCATGTGCAAGCAACAGCGCGCCTAATCCGATTGCCAGCCACATCAGCAAAAGCGGCATGAGCCAGCGCACCCAGGCATGCCACGGAATTTTGAGCAGCGCCAGGCCGGCCATGAAATACCCTTGTGTCGGCGTGAAAATATTGGTGAAGCCATCGCCGAATTGGTAGGCCAATACCATCGTTTGCCGCGTGACGCCGACCAAATCTGACAGCGGCGCGAGTATCGGAATCGAGAGCGCAGCCTGGCCGCTGGCCGAGGGCACGATGATGCTGAGCAATACTTGCACGAGATAGATTCCAATCACGCTGATCTCGCTGGGCAGATGCCGCACTAAATCTGAAAGCCCCATCATGATCGTGTCGATCACATGCGCTTGCGAGAGCACTACCAAAGTCGCGCGTGCGAGTCCAACAACTAATGCGCCGCCGGTGAGTGACGCGGCGCCTTCGATGAACTTTTCGGCAGTGAGATTGAATGAAAGTCCACCCACCGGCCCGGCCACAATTGCCAATGCAAAGAAAAGCGCGGAAAGTTCGAGAATGCCCCACTTAAACCGCAACGCACCCAAAATCAGCATGACAAATGCGGCTGCAAACAGCAACAACACAAACGCCTGACGCGCCGTCAAGCGCACGTGATTCAAATTAGCCGCTAGCGCAGGCCGTTGTTGATCGATGGCATACACCGGACTGGCCTCTGGCGCGCGTTTGATCCTGGCGGCGTAGCGCGCGACATAAATAACCGTCGCGGTGGTGATCATCGCCCACACGGCAAGACGAAATTCCAAGCCGGAGTAGGCCGGCAAACCGGCAATGTCTTGCGCAACGATAATTGTAAACGGATTGAGAAACGCGGCGGCAAAACCGGCATTTGCGCCCACCAGGGCTACGGCGCCGGCGGTGAGCGAATCGTAACCGAGTGAACGGCATAACAAAACCAATGCCGGGAGAAATGGCAGCGTTTCTTCCGCCATGCCAAACGTGCCCCCGCCAAACGCGAACAAAAACGTCAGTGCCGGAATGACGGCTTGTTGATATTTGCCGGCACGGCGCACGAGCAAATGAATCCCGGCCTCAATCGCGCCGGTGGCGGCAATCACGCCGAACGCGCCGCCCACGATGAAGATATAAAAAATGATGCGCGCCACTTCCGGCGTCATTAAACCCAGGGGAAACGCCATGAGCAGATCATCAAGTCCGGCGGGATTCGCCGGTACTGCATGATACGAGCTGGCGTCAACGACGCGGCGGCCGTCTTTTTCGATATAATCGAACTGGCCTGCGGGAATCACATAAGTCGAAGCAGCCGCGAGCAGAAGCAGACTGAAAAGCAGCACGTAGGTGTGCGGAACACGGAGTTTCATTGAGATTCGTTCAGAAAGTGAACGGCGGTTAGCGCATACAACTTCAGAGCCTCTTCAACTTCTGTGATTGCAATCGATTCTTCCGGCGCATGCGCGAGCGATAATTCTCCCGGGCCGCACACCAGGCTGGGAATCTTTGCCTCGCGTGAAAACAATGCCGCATCGGTCCAGGCAGGAAACGCCGTCAACTCACCGGGCGCGCCGCAAACGTGCTCACGCGCGTTTTGCGCAGCAATGACGAGAGGATGATTTATCGCAATTTCTAAAGGCCCGTGAATCATGGTTGCCATGCCGCCCGGCACGCGGCGGAGGGCCGTCCGTAAACCGGGCATGCAAGCGCGCACACGTGTGAGAATATCTTCCAACTCTGCAAATACTTGCTCGACGCTTTCGCCCGGCGCCCAGCGTCGATCAAGTTGGATGGTGCAGCGTGCGGCAACCGTGCTAGGCTGATCGCCGCCATGAATCGTGCCCATGTTGATCGTGGGTGCGCCGAGAACGGCATGCGTGCGCGCTAGTAATGCGGGCGCCAGCTCGTCTTCAACGATGCTCACAAAGCGCGCGGCCGCGGCAATGGCGTTAATCCCCTTGTCCGGCGTGCCGCCGTGCGTGGCCTTGCCGAGAAATTCAACTTCCAGCCATTCGAGCCCCTTGTGGCCAATGGCAATTTGATTGCTCGTGGGTTCGCCGATGATTGCCGCATCTGCTATGAAGCCCGAGTTGATCAAGGCTTCCGCGCCACGGCTTTCCATCTCTTCATCAATCACCGCTGCGAGAATAACTTCACCGCGCTGCAATGCGTTTAGATCTTCCAAAGCAACCAGCGCCGCTGCCATTGCGGCAACCGCGCCTTTCATGTCCACGGCGCCGCGGCCATGAATGCGATTCTCACGAATTTCCGCGACAAAAGGATCTGTCGCCGTGATTTTGTTGGGCGGGACCGTGTCGGTATGGCCGCAAAGCAACAAGCGCTTGCCGGGAGCATTGCCTGAAATACGCGCAAGCAAATTCGGGCGGCCAGGCTGAACTTGGGAGATCTCTGTGACAATGCCGTGGTAATCGAAATAGTGCCGCAATACATTCACGGCCTGTTCTTCCTGGCGCGGCAAGCCGGTATAACTCGGCGCTTGAATAAGCGCGCGCAATAAATCGATGACGCCGAGCGCAGGCACATGCGCTTGCAAAGCTTGCAGCAGGGCAGAGGTGTTCATTTTCATGAGCAGGCTCAAGTAAATTTGTGGCGGCAATATAAGCAAGAAAGCTTCCACCACAAACATGAAATTTTCAGAAACTCGGGTGGCCGGCCTTGACTTTGTGGCCAAAGACGCGTTACCTTGTTTCAACAATAATTGCAATTCAAAACCACAGGAGTACGTTAGCCTTGCCATTTGATCTTCAAAAACAGCGCGTTTCATCACGAAGGATCGTCATTTGAATAACGTACTCATTTTCGTTGAACCGCTCATCAGCACGAATAGCGGCTCATGCTCTTTGATTCGCGATGATTCGCGTCTATTCGCGGTTGGAGATTGGGGCAAGTTATTTAATCGTCGCTCCTAAGAATCGCTGCAACGTTGCTATGGGCTTCGAATCGTCTGAAGAAAATTTGAGAAAGCATTTCATGTTACCTATTCGCGCCGGCCGGGCCGCCTGTTTAGCTTTGTGTTGCCTGATCATCATAAGTTGCCGTCACGACATCGTGGCATCGGATCCTGATATTGAAAACCTCGATTATTCGGCCATTAATCCGATCGTTTACTCGCAACACATTCAGCCGATCTTCAATCAAAAGTGCATGTCCGCGAGTTGCCATAACTCGGTTGATCGCGCCGCCGGCCTGCAACTCGATTCCTGGGAGAGTGTCGTGCGTGGTTCGAGTTTCGGTGAAGTCATCATCTCTGGAACCGCGCAACACAGCCACATGATCGAGCATATGCGCGGCGTCTCCACGCCCCGCATGCCTCTTGGCCGAAATCCCCTTTCGGATAAGGTCATTAACTTTGTCGCGCGCTGGATTGATGAAGGCGCGCGCAATGATGCCGGTGAGCGGCCATATGAAGGCATTACAGAGAAGGCCTATGTCACCAATCAAGGCGAAGATCTTGTAGCGGTGATTGCAACACAAAACAATCTGGTGACGCGCTTGATTCCGGTGGGCGATTCGCCGCGCCTGGACGTACCGCACAACATTTTCGTTGATGCCCAGAGTAAATATTGGTATGTCACGTTGATCGAGCAGGGACAAGTTTGGAAATTCGATGTGGCAACAGACACCCTGGTTGGCAAAGCACAAGCCGGGCGCTCACCGGCCAATGTCGTCATCAGTCCCGATGGCAGCAAAGCATTTGTGACGAATTGGGAAATCTTCAGCGACGGCCGCGCGGTGCAAGTGATCGATACGAATACCATGACGGTCATACGCGAATTGCGTGTGGGCTTCGCGCCTCACGGCATCGCGTTTAGCCGAGACGGTCAGCTTATTTATATCACAAACTATCTCTCCGACAGTATTTCGATTCTGCGCGCCGATACGTATCAAGAACTTGGCCCAGTGCTGCTGGCGCCGGACGTCAACCCGGTGCGCTCGTCGATATATCAACCCTTGCAGGTCGCGCTCACGCCGGATGATCGTTTTGCATATGTTACCTGCTTCAGCGCCGATCAAGTGCGCGTGATCGACACCTCCTCACGAACGGTGATCGATAGCGTGCGCGTGGGGAAGCGGCCGTTCCTGCTTGAAGTGACGCCTGACGGCAAGCATGTTTATGTTTGCAATCAAGGTTCGAACGACATTTCTGTTATTCGTGTTGTGGACAATCAAGTCGAGACGACGATCAGCGCGACCGGGTTTGCGAATCCGCACGGTGTTGCGTTCACGCGTGACGGCTTCTTTGCGTATGTCACGAACGAAAATCTCGATGGTTCTTACACCGGCCATCATCCCACCTCGCAGGGCGGCAATCCCGGCACCGTTCAGGTGATTGATACCCGAACGTTTCAAGTGGCGAAAACCATTGAAGTCGAAGCAGATCCCACTGGCGTCGTCGTGTTGCCGCGACCGTGAGCAAAAATTTACAAGACGAGGAAGCTAGCTATGACAGAGAACGAGGCGCTGCATCAGCAAACACTGGTATTGCTGCAAGCAAACAAGGCTCGCCCAACCACCCAGCAGGTGTTGCTCGGGCTTGACGGGTTCGTGGACGAAATTGTTCGTATCGTTGACAAACGTGAAGCGCGTGATCGTTACACCGTAGTTCCCGGCATTGCGGCGTTCGCCGATCGCATCGCGGATGCCGCCGGCAAAAGTACGAATTTGGAGTTGATCGTGCAAAAAACGAAGCTGGGAGGCAACGGCCCGATTATGGCCAATGCTCTGGCGGCGTTTGGCATGAAAGTGAAATATATCGGGAATCTGGGCTATCCTGCCATTCACCCGGTTTTTCAGGAATTGGCGCAACGCGCGCAGGTGTTCTCGATTGCCGACCCCGGCCATACCGATGCCATTGAATTCGAAGACGGCAAGCTCTTGCTCGGCAAGATCGAAACGCTCAACGACATTACCTGGGAAAATTTAGTGCAGCGCGTCGGCCTGGAGAAGCTGCGGGATTTCGTAAATGAATCTCACCTTTTCGGGCTGTTGAACTGGACCATGATCCCACATCTGTCCGAAATCTGGCAGCATATTCTGAGCGACATTTGCCCGCGTTTGCAATCCCGGCCGCTGGTCTTTTTTGATTTGGCAGATCCGGAGAAACGATTGGCGGAGGATATTTTCGCGGCGTTGCAGTTGATCACGCAATTTCAACAGTATTTTGACGTCATCCTTGGCGTGAATGAAAAGGAAAGCTATGAACTCGCCGAGGTGCTGGGCATTCATGTGAAATATCAAACCCGTGAAACGATCGAAAAAATTGCCGTCGAAATGCGCGCGAAATTGGCGGTTGATACCGTGGTAGTGCATCCGCGCGAGTATGCCGTTGCCGCGAATGAAAAGGAAGTGACGTTGGTCTCCGGCCCGTTTACCCCGAAGCCTCTTATTTCCACCGGCGGCGGAGATCATTTCAATGCCGGCTTCTGCTTGGGGGCGTTGTTGAACTTGCCGCTGTCTTCGTGTTTATTGACGGGCGTTGCCACCTCCGGCTTTTATGTGCGTAATGCGCAAAGTCCGACTGTCGACCAGCTAGTGGATTTTATTTCGCACTGGCCTTCATGAGATTTGTCACGGCCTAACCGTGACCTTTTAAAGAA
This DNA window, taken from Cytophagia bacterium CHB2, encodes the following:
- a CDS encoding YfcC family protein codes for the protein MKLRVPHTYVLLFSLLLLAAASTYVIPAGQFDYIEKDGRRVVDASSYHAVPANPAGLDDLLMAFPLGLMTPEVARIIFYIFIVGGAFGVIAATGAIEAGIHLLVRRAGKYQQAVIPALTFLFAFGGGTFGMAEETLPFLPALVLLCRSLGYDSLTAGAVALVGANAGFAAAFLNPFTIIVAQDIAGLPAYSGLEFRLAVWAMITTATVIYVARYAARIKRAPEASPVYAIDQQRPALAANLNHVRLTARQAFVLLLFAAAFVMLILGALRFKWGILELSALFFALAIVAGPVGGLSFNLTAEKFIEGAASLTGGALVVGLARATLVVLSQAHVIDTIMMGLSDLVRHLPSEISVIGIYLVQVLLSIIVPSASGQAALSIPILAPLSDLVGVTRQTMVLAYQFGDGFTNIFTPTQGYFMAGLALLKIPWHAWVRWLMPLLLMWLAIGLGALLLAHAIKFGPF
- a CDS encoding M20 family metallopeptidase, coding for MKRAVFEDQMARLTYSCGFELQLLLKQGNASLATKSRPATRVSENFMFVVEAFLLILPPQIYLSLLMKMNTSALLQALQAHVPALGVIDLLRALIQAPSYTGLPRQEEQAVNVLRHYFDYHGIVTEISQVQPGRPNLLARISGNAPGKRLLLCGHTDTVPPNKITATDPFVAEIRENRIHGRGAVDMKGAVAAMAAALVALEDLNALQRGEVILAAVIDEEMESRGAEALINSGFIADAAIIGEPTSNQIAIGHKGLEWLEVEFLGKATHGGTPDKGINAIAAAARFVSIVEDELAPALLARTHAVLGAPTINMGTIHGGDQPSTVAARCTIQLDRRWAPGESVEQVFAELEDILTRVRACMPGLRTALRRVPGGMATMIHGPLEIAINHPLVIAAQNAREHVCGAPGELTAFPAWTDAALFSREAKIPSLVCGPGELSLAHAPEESIAITEVEEALKLYALTAVHFLNESQ